The Serinus canaria isolate serCan28SL12 chromosome 2, serCan2020, whole genome shotgun sequence genomic interval CCAGcttgtcccagagcagagagcgGCCAGAAATACCTCCACGGCTGCAGTGGTTTGAACAGCAAGCAAGGAAGCTGGCCAAGCAacaagcagaggaagaagaggataATGAGGAAGGTAAGGCAGTAAACACACTGACAGAAGATAGCTTGGGGTAAGCTATGGTTTGAGCAAAAGCTTCCTTCTACGTCTGTAGCAGTGCAGCGTTTTCCATCACAGAAGGTCTTGCTGTTGcttaaattttcagtttaagaAAGGAGTTAAGGTTGGCCTGTGTTTGCAGCCAAGGACTCTGTGGTAGTGTCACATAAAATGTCAAAAGAAGTTTCCTTTAAGGAAGGCTAATGTAACAGGTTACCCTAAAACtacttctgaaaaaataaattaccaaGAATCCAGTTATGATCATTTGCTATTGTCCCAACTCATTTCCTGATCTGTTGAAGGGAGGTGGGACTAtagttggttttgtttccctctGCTCACCAAGACCAGAGGAGAAAATTTGCTCTTTTAACCTGACTGTGTGGTTTCACTTCTCAGCCTTTTGATGTCTGTGTTAAAATGGGATTAAGAGTTGCCACCCCAGTGGCCTTTTCCTATGAATACAGCTCTGTGTTGGAGGTCAGCCTGGAAAGCAGACAGCTGAAAAATCAGAGCTTCAGAATTTCCAGAAAAGAGTTATTTTTAACCTGGATGCTTTCAGTGCTGTAGTTGACTGTGCAGCTCCAAACACATCTGTTGGAACAGTTGAATGGGATGATTGAGCTCTAGTAAGGGCACAGGTAGGAATCAGCTGGAACTTCATTTCAGCTTCTGAAACCCCCGTGTCATGTTATTACATCTGGTTCAGCAGTTTTGTGCTCTTGAAATTTCAGTTGCAGTTCAGTGAATCTGTTCTACGTGAGAAGAAACATTTACCTCTGAACATATATTGTAACACCTAAAGGAGAAGCCAGCTTGCCCCTGTCTAGTGTTAATGTGTTAGTCATAGGTAGTATTGCGAAAATCTTGGTAGGTTTCTGAATGTTAATTGTTCTTTTAAGTGTGTGAGCAGGactgtgttttcctctctgctggaaaTGAGTATTTTCCTTATGTCACCAGAGATGCCTTGTTTTCAATAAGCCATGCTTGTGTTCTTGCACTGTGGTGAATTAAATTTAATGCCTAGAAGCAGCAGTAAAGTGTTAATAGTTGAGAAAATGGAGGGGGGGGGAAGTATCAGATATGCCAGTGGTTTTTATGAGTGACCTTGTGCTTTGCTGTGtatcttaaaaagaaatgtcttttacGGGCAATGGTAAATTCTTGCACCTGGAAGTGACTGTGTGGCACTTAGCTGTAAGAACAAAAAATGCAATATGTTCTATGATGGCTTTTTAACTTATTTGGGACTTATTTTGCTTGggaaaagcataaaataaatacctttttttttaaacttcttttaaaagactGGGAAGATATGGATTCTGATGAGGACATCAGCTCTGATGAAGAGATGGAAAGTGTGGAAGAAGAAGTAGAGGAACAGCAGGCAGAGGCTGAAAGCATTCCTGCTGTTGGGGCCATACCAGTCACAGACTGCTTGTTCTGTTCCCATCACTCAAGATCTCTCACAAAAAATGTGGCACATATGACAAAAATCCACAGCTTCTTCATTCCAGACATAGAGTACCTTGTGGATCTCAGAGGACTAATCAAGTATCTTGGTATGACTGAATGTTCATTAAGCTTTTTGTCAGGATAATTATATTCTAATAGTGCTTATTTTCATTTGGATATGACACCtaatgttttggtttggattgcctttttttttttgtctgagtgctttcagtatttcagtCATGAGCAGAACCACAGGCTTTCCAGGGAGAATGAGAGAAAACTTGGTTGGATGAGCAAACATGGTCATGTACCCTGCAGGTCTCACATAGTTTTCTGATGTTGAGAAAGTTGTTCAGATAACGTGAAATTTGGGACAGAATTCTGTTACTAAAGTGTGCATATGAACTGTGTTGCTCTTCCAGTGAGTCACAAGTATTTGTCTCTGGTTTACAATGCTTGTGAGAGAGCTAAAAGGTAAAAATGTATCATCCTTCAAGTCCAAAAATAATTatgagaataaaataattttggagtACTGGATATAAAAACATATTAGAAGTGTGAAATTTGTTATTGAGAATACTGAGTGACCCGTACCTTGTCACAAGAAATCTTTAAATGGCCAGACTTGTTCCTGGTGGGGCCATATGGTCAAGACATAGGAGCAGCAGGGCTATCCTGGAAATTAAGGGCTCGAGGCTCCTCTTAAGtctctctgcctgcaggctggTAAGGCTTTGTCACAGAAATGTTAATTACTGGCTAGGGAGATTCTGTTCAGACCAATAGAAGTGCCAATGTTTTCTGCAGGAGAGAAAGTTGGCGTTGGGAAAATCTGCATCTGGTGCAATGAAAAGGGGAAATCCTTCTACTCTACAGAAGCAGTCCAGGCTCATATGAATGATAAAAGCCACTGCAAACTCTTCACAGATGGAGATGCTGCCCTGGAATTTGCAGATTTCTATGATTTTAGGTGAGGTCATTGCTCTTTGAGTGGGACACAGGTGTAAAAGAACAGTTAAATATTACATTAGAAGCTATtattaattctttaaaattaattgcttcTCAGGTTCCAATACTAATTTTGCATTGTTGGTTCCCCACTCTTATAGGTAATGGTAACAACAACAAGATTGGTTGTCTTCTTCTGTGACCATAATTACCAATCCTAAATCAAAGCACATTTTGGATTCTGTTTTGTATGTTTGCTGTTACTGAATTGAGATTTCAGTGCACCAGCAAAGGCCATAAAGGGTCATAACTGTCTTTCCCACTACCTTTTAAACAGATTGTGGACTTATGACCTACTGTGGGTTTCTTACATGGGTTTCATTGTGTAGCTAGAGTTGAGCAGGACTGCTGTGATTTAGAGGCCTCTTGTTGAACTTCCTGCAGCTAATCCTAAGCTGTGTTCATTTTGGTCAAAAATACCTCGTATTATGGTGACAGGTGGAGCTTCTGAGAGCACTCGttcagcagctgtgcagagctggtgaCCTGCTCTGTGTTGGCTTTTCACCATAAATCACTGTTAGGTGTGCAGCTAAACTGTGCTGAGTTGCAGAACAGGGTGGAGGAAAAGGCTTCCTTGTCTCCAGGCTCTGTTCAGGGCCAAGTTCTGGTACTAGGAACTCACAGACCAAGGCAGGTGAAACGCGACAATGTTTGTGCCTTGCTGTAGCTGTGCATCGTGGTTCTGTTGTAGAGTGGGTCTGGATAGTTGTGGCTGCTCACCATGTTTAAACCATGTATTACTGCTCTTCCACAGGAGCAGTTATCCTGATCATGAGGATGGGAAAGATGTGGAGGGTCTTGGAAAGCACTCAGTAGAGAAAGAGTTGGATTATGATGATGACACCATGGAGCTGATTCTTCCTTCAGGTGGGCGCAGGGTTTGTGTCACAGCTTACTTTCTCTGCACTTCCCATATCTGCCTCCAATACCTGCAGCACAGGCCATTGttgtgttttcctctgggaagggagaaggtAGTTTAGCATTTAAGGCTCTTTGGGGTTATGTCCTCACCTTCCATTATTTTCATTGCTAAGTAGTTCAGCTTCAGCACTGACGGATATGTGGACTGGGGCAGTGGGTTACTTTGTCCATTTTACATCTTCATTATCATGTGACTCATCCTTTACTCCAACAAGAGTTTCCGTATTTGTTTGAGTGCAGCTTGGAGATGCTATAACTTAGGTTACCCAGTATAGGAGTTTTTTGTAGAGAGCCAGCTCCCACCTAATTCAGTAAACTAGTTCAGTAAATTATAAATagcctttttctccttcagcattTGGCACTCTCGCTATTTTTTTTTCgtttggtggttttttatgAGAGAACCCCAGCCCTTTCATTCTGAAAAGTGCTGCTAACTCTTCAGGTACACAAGTTTTCCTGAATGTCAGCAAGTGGCTTCACTGTTTACTCGAAACAGCATTGTCTCTCTGCTCATTCCACTAATTAAGATTTTCTTCTATGATAATTGCGTGTTTATTATCTGAACTAAGGCCCTCTTGAATAGCAGcccattttgtgttttttcttcaagCAGGTTTTACAGTAATTACATTGAGTTCCCTAATAATCCTAAAATTTTTAAGGTTCTTGACCcttaaaaagcttttctcaCTAGAGGGTTTTCCATAGTTCTCACAGCGTGCTTGAGTGCTCCATTTCAGAAGCTGTTTCATGATGGATAATAAGATGTCCCCTCCTGTGAGCAGGTGCCAGGGTGGGTCACCGTTCCTTGATGAGGTACTACAAGCAGCGTTTTGGTGTGACAAGAGACGTGGCCGTTGCGAAGAACAAGAAAGCCGTGGGTCGGGTGCTACAGCAGTACCGAGCcttgggctgggcagggcaggcaggtgagTGACAATGGGGGGGCTTTGCAGAGGAGGAGGCTCTGGGATGTCATCACTCTACAGTTCCAGAGGTCGACTTAGCTTTACATGTGGGGTTTGTGCAATAGTTTGTCTTCCACTCGGTTCATTTTAATTCCTGACATCCCAGCAGATATAGGAAGTCTGTTTCTAAAATCTAGAGCAGCTTCTTTGCAAGCTTTTCATTCCATTGTTTGTGATCCTTGATTTCCTGAGATTTCTTGGTTTCTGCCTGTCCAAGTCACTCTTGTTATTTAGTAATATAACGTCAGTCATGATTTCCCGGTAGGGGAACAGAGTTGTGGTCTATATCCACTTCTGAAATACAGGAATCACACTTGGAATGCAAAACAACCTTTAGCCTTAATCACAGTCATGGGTATTTGTAGAGGGAACTGGGCTTTCcccagagaaaaatggaaagaactGTACTAGTATGGGCAGGAAAACCTGTAGGTAACTGCTGAAGTACGTGGGCAGGTCAGCAGGTTTGCATACCAGTTGTAGGTAAGGTGGCAGACATTGATCAGATcatctctcttccttctctctccctgcaggggcCATCTCCGCTCAGCAGCGGGACATGCAGTACCTGCAGAGGATGAAGTCAAAATGGATGCTCAAGACAGGAATGAGTAACAATGCTACAAAGCAAATGCATTTCCGGATGCAAGTCAGATTCTGAGTTCCAAAGAGAACTGTCTACAACTGGTTATGGGAAGGGGATTTAATGGTTTCTGGGCTGCAGATCCTCATATTAAAATTAAAGTCAGTACCTACGTGGTGTGTTTTCTGGTGTGTCGTCCTCTGTAAAAAGAAGAATGGCAGAGAACTTGTCTCTTCTGAAATAATGGTGGGcgtaatttataaataaaatatcttcagTGGAGCATGTCGCAGAGTAGTCATGACTGAAGGTACATGCATAGTCTTGCTGCCCATCTTTGTGCAGCCCATTCTTGGGGGCAGTTGACATTGGAAACTGAATGTCTTCAGTTTCCAATTCTACTGACTGGTTGAAGCCAAGAGGACATCCTAGATCTAAATGTGTATGATGAAGTGTATTGAATGTTTTCAGTTGTTGTGCCAGATATATTAGCTAGGCATTTTGGAGTTCTAGCTGACACTATTGAGGTGAAAATTTGAGAGCAAAGTTTCATGGAAGGTTAAGTAATAATTGTTTGAAGAAATGCAATGATGGAAAACATAACTCCAGGATTTAATACTGTGCTCAGAAGCTGACTGTACCTGCCTAATACTCCAGCTCAGGGCCAGATTAATAATCTGCAGCGTAGTTGTTTTACATTGAATGTaatgaattttcatttcctgaaaacTGCTCAAAATTATCCTAACATTTAGATGAATGTCAATCAGAGTTTTGCATTTCCTTCTTGGAACTCTGAAGATACTGTGGATGACAGTGTTTGTTGTTCCCACTCAGTACTGGTGTTTGGTTATCATGCAGTGACCCAAGACATGTATTGTGTGGAACAGGTAGGCTCTCCCACTTAAGCAGGTGAACTGTTGAAGGCTTTTGCAGAGAAAACTTGTGTGTtagagctgaggcagcagcgCTGTGTTGGTCCTGCTGGTGGAGATGTTAAATGTTTCCATGACTTTACCAGTTCCTTTAAGGAGGCAGACACCTTCAAAGTCATGGGCTGGCTCCTGATGCCCTGAGCTGTAGTGTGCTGGACACTGAGCGTGTGCCACAGGAACATGGCTGTTTCCTTGCCTGTCAGTTCCTTGGGAAGGCAGCTGGCTACAGCCAGGTTTCAATTCTGCATTTAGGATTGCTCTGGGTTCCCAAGGAGTGGCTTTCACTGTGTGGATTTgataaaagttttctttctttcttgtgagTGGTGTGTGTGTGATATCACTgagaacagcagagagagatTTGTCTGTTAACGCTGTATTTTGACTTAAAGTAGCTCTCTAGTGTCCCTAAGAGGTAAGTTCTGAAGAAGCAGCACCATCGTCATCATGTCAGAACTTCTGAGAGAGCAGTGTATTTATGGAACTCTTAGGAAAGTGATAACTTCATAGTGGAGGTGCATGCTCTGtaggggttttggttttgtggatTTGTCTGTGGTCTTTTGCTCATTagtgctttttgtttcttagtGAAAGTTCTACTGCCTTGGAAGTTTTATTGCTGTTCCTGCATTTATTGCGAACAAAGAGCTTGAGCAGTAATGGAGGCTACAGGTTTGCACTACATTTAGTAAGCTGGCTAATACATTTAGAAAAGGTGTAGATTAGAGTGAAAGGaaaactgaggcagagagaATTCTCAAAAAAGGCTAAAAAACCTTAAACTAAAGTTGGATTGATTAATGAGTACCTCCCTTTTCCTGACAAGATTTCCTAACAAGAGTTACTGCCATTGTATATCCCTAGCTGGATCTGTAGAGGGTTCACTCTGGGTTATTCACTCTCAAAGTCAGAGGTAGGACACCTGGTCTCAGCTATGTGACTCAAGCTATGTGAATCTTCAGACACCGTATCCCTTATTACAGTCATGACCTGGCCCAGCCTGTGAATATGGTATGGATTTCTAGCACTGAGAATATACCCTGCTTGTATTTGACAAGTCTCACCATCTGGCCATTGGGAGTTAGTCATGtctttttctttggagaatTACTATCAAAGGGTCTAAAGTTTATGGGTTAGATTGTCTTTatacacaaatacacaaaaatacagaagtagAAGGGTTAAGACTTACTAACCTGAGTATTTAAACCTGCAGAACTGGCTTTGAATACCAGAATAAGTCACCAGTGAGAATCAGAGCAGTATGCAGTCTTGAGCTTTTGGTAAACCTTCACAGAATATACAAAACTTATATTAAAGACTAAAGAATTATTCTGGAAGAGTTTTGGGAATAACCTAGTACAATTGCTTCAATCTTAGTGGTTAGGTGTTTAAGGGGGCTAGGCAGTAAAGGCAATAAAAGAGGTaattgaaagaagaaatacagtGAAGAAATACAAGGAGATAATGGATCCACTGACAAATTACTTTGCGGCTATAACGTTCAGGCTGAAGGTGCGTGGAGTTTGCCACTCTCCTCAACAAGAAAGGAAACCAAAGGCAGCTCCTGTTCTCTGTGCAGACTTGCTCAAGGACACCTGCTGTTTATGAAGAGATGGGGATTGCCTGAATTTCCTGAACAGTCTAGTTCAGAAAAAATACTGGTAAGTAATTATGAAAATTGGTAGTCATTTAGCAGATCACAGGGGAGCAGGCGGAAGTAATTGGTGTAATTTCCACCTATGAGTCTGTCCTATACATCTTGTTGCAGTTAAgtcagaagaaaatggaagagaggTATGAGAACCTACTGGTATTTTACAGGAAGAGTTGAAATACTCGGCTGAAAATGGCTGTCTTGGAAAACCAGCAGAGGGCGTAGGAAAGCTTTTCCCGGAATTGTGTTtactatgaaaataaataaagcctaATAAGAGTGCATTCATGCAGTGCAGAGGTGGGGTGAGACTGCAAAGCTCACCACTACCATGAGTCAGGATTAGCACCAGGCTTCTGTGAGATGAATTGCTATTAATATCTTTATGCAGGTCCTGGGAGAGCATTGCTGGCACAGGATGGTTGGAGCAAGTACATGGGAATTGTCAGCAGGGTTCAGCGACAGTACTACAATCTGCACAACTTGTAGGTAATTCCAGCTATGTCAGACTATTTGAGAGTATTTTTATTGAACACACTTCTCAGTGTTTAGTCTTTTACCTCCCTGTACAAAGGATAGCTGAGGCcaattttttgtttccaaagagAATTCCAAATTACATTTGTTCCTATCAGGAAGCTGTGTTTCCAGCTATGATCCAGCCTTGCACTTATACTCCCCTGCTCTAACCTTGCATTTTCTGTTATTCCTTATATTTGTTGTCTTGGAATCTTACTTGTTTTTTACTTTACTGTATTTATGTATTCAACTTCATATTTGCCAGCAATTTACAGTGATAAATTCCATAACCTTTTATGTGGAAGTAAGAGGCTTGCTCCTCCTGCATTGTGTTAATAAGCAAAAGGGAATGTGTACCAGGACTCAGAGGAACTGCATGTTCACATCAGGTAACCTCATATCTTAAAATTCCTTTCCTGAAGGATCTTCAGGAAACAGGTCTGGGTAGGAATGACTGGCAATCAATAAGCTGAGTTACAGACTTAGCAGCAGCAAATGCTATTGATtacagaaggggaaaaggaagatcTTTACATTTTGTATAAGCTCTAGAGGCCACAAAGAATAACCTGGTGttttacaaaatgaaatttcttgCAAGATACACTTCTTGGAACACTTCTTTGTTTATTCCGCCAGCTCAATGAGAACTTTAATATTTAAAGTGTGCCAGGAAGGCCCAGAGAGAAGTTTATAAAACTGAGTGGCTCAGTAAATAGTCACAAGACCAACAGAAGTTCCATTTCTGCAACAAATGGGTAAACCAAGGACTTCAGATGTGTaagagcagtgcagcaggatAAACCTGTTACCCAGCTCTGGCAACATTTTCCAGCAAGCTGAGGTGGAAGGAATCTTCCTGAGCATTCTCCCTGTTTCACATGGGCTGCAGTGCTCTAGAACTTTTGGATTCTGCTGCACACTCACATCAGTCTCTGCAGCACATGGAGGTGCAGCCCTCAACACCAGCTGAAGCCAGAGTGTGCTGTCTCTGCCTCAGCTTCCTCTGTTATTTGTGGTTCTTTTAAGCTAGAAAAGAGGGCATGCTTGTAAATCTCAGGGCCAGTTTGCCTTGCATTGCTCCACCTCAACCAAATCCCCCCATGCAAGAACAATTTCACATTTCCTACCCCTGCCAATGCCTGTTAATGGTTTGCAAGGTTTATACAGTCATCTACAAATATGTTGGCTTCCCTTTTTCTGGCTTGGGTAGCTTTCTACCCTTAGATTTCTGCACTTTACAGATATGAAAGCAGCCTGGCTTTCCTAGACAAGATCTGCATTTGGTCTTTTCCTGTTCTGCTGCACTAACAGGTAGGGCAGCTGTGTGTTTGTTCATGATATATGCACTGAAAATCTTGATAAAATATTCACTGAGTTTTCCAAAATCCAGATATTTTCTGGCATCTTTCATAGGATTAGTCATACCTAATTTACCTAATTCCTTGCAATTACAGTGTTTCAGTAGATCCTGCCATTCAAGTTGCCATATTTTAACTAAACTATACTGTGCAGACTTTCAAAATATGgcatttcaaaatgaagaatGTTTCAAGGGGTTTTTCCCACTAAGTGCTAAGCATTACCAACTGATATTACCTTAAAATGGCCATAGGCCAACAATAAACCCAAACTTACTTTTGCTTTAATAATTGATCCCACATTCAAGTAAATGACTGGTAAATGGCATTGTCTTTCTTTATCTTCAGTACATGACGTGGCAGTtgcctctgctttcctgccaGTGGAAGGTTCATTGTCccacagagaagggaggagTGAGGTGTGGAGCTGTGTCCATCACCCTTGGGTATTTGAGAGTTTTGCCAACAGGTGTCAGTAGAAGCCCCATCATTCATCATAGCATCTGTCTTGGTTTCCTTCCTTGTCTGTTGAACTCAGCTATGCCTGACATAGCTGCATGAGGGAACACATTGTGCTTAGGTTTGTCCTTGACTCTTTTCCACCTAAAGCCATCGTGGttcttcctgcagcacagtTCCTGACAGAAAAATGGCCTTTTATAGAAGAGGGGAGGAGCAGTACAATCATGGCACAATTTCTTAGCCATttacagagcacagagaggattaggtggctctgctgtgcccacacagtTCTCTAGCAAGAAGCTATCAGGAATTAATCAGCAGGATCTAATGCAACATCTTGCCTTCCCCCAGGTCTGGGCACTTGTCTTGAGTTGTAATCTGAAGCAGAGAGTCCTCTCCTGAGGGAGGATGCTTTTCAGATAGCTGACCAGAACGGACTTGAAGGTTTAAGTGCTTGCAGGAGGGTGCCCTCTTCTTAATTAATAGGCCAGCTGTTCAAATTCTCATTACTAAGCAGCTAAATATAGAAATCAGCCAGATGCCTTTGAAGTTTTATATTAAATGACTTGGTCTTTTGGCCCCATGAatcatctattttttttctgtactgtgGCATGGCTCCAAGAAGcaatcccagcacagccattaAGAATAGCTGAGGTACTTTGGGCAGGATGACAGCCAAAGCTGTACGTGCGCTCTGAAGTTACTCAGGGTCAGGAATCAGTGCCAGAAACTGCAGTCAGCCCACCTTGAGCATTTATCATGTTCCAATGGCGAGATCACTCAGACTCAGAAGGTCACGAAGCATTGAATCATTTGGAAATCCACCTGTTCTTTCCCTGGTTAGATACCCTTGCACTGTGtccttgttttgctgctgttcctcttgTTCCTGAGTCATCTCAAGCTGGCTGGGAGCTCGCAGAGCTCAGCAGAGTAGCCCCAAATCCATGCTTTGTTCCTTGACATCAGCCCTTA includes:
- the ZNF622 gene encoding cytoplasmic 60S subunit biogenesis factor ZNF622 yields the protein MATYTCITCRVAFKDGDIQRAHYKTDWHRYNLKRKVADMPPVTAENFQERVLALRAVAEEQNKVTATYCTVCSKRFSTFNAYENHLKSKKHLELEKKAVQAVSKKVKILNEKNLEKGLAPESVNKDEMNTAIQQAIRAQPSSSPKKTPLLPSNASSSPVSRESASLSQSRERPEIPPRLQWFEQQARKLAKQQAEEEEDNEEDWEDMDSDEDISSDEEMESVEEEVEEQQAEAESIPAVGAIPVTDCLFCSHHSRSLTKNVAHMTKIHSFFIPDIEYLVDLRGLIKYLGEKVGVGKICIWCNEKGKSFYSTEAVQAHMNDKSHCKLFTDGDAALEFADFYDFRSSYPDHEDGKDVEGLGKHSVEKELDYDDDTMELILPSGARVGHRSLMRYYKQRFGVTRDVAVAKNKKAVGRVLQQYRALGWAGQAGAISAQQRDMQYLQRMKSKWMLKTGMSNNATKQMHFRMQVRF